A genomic window from Aquila chrysaetos chrysaetos chromosome 21, bAquChr1.4, whole genome shotgun sequence includes:
- the LOC115333638 gene encoding uncharacterized protein LOC115333638 isoform X4, whose protein sequence is MCIRYRKTIFLRLESEFSKVRDHLPSFIIFCSEEIQRTPLLTINCKTVLRKNCGSWNFTVDFTGFLEYFPIETAIAFCPGRVNAGGADAPAFKVTDFLIAPVKKKVCPVVVMHAC, encoded by the exons ATGTGCATCAGATAcagaaagacaatttttttgcGTTTGGAGAGTGAGTTTTCCAAG GTGAGGGACCATCTGCCAAGTTTCATCAtcttctgctctgaagaaatCCAAAGAACTCCATTGCTCACCATCAACTGCAAAA caGTGTTGAGAAAAAACTGTGGATCCTGGAATTTTACTGTGGATTTTACTGGTTTTCTGGAGTACT TTCCCATTGAAACAGCGATTGCCTTCTGTCCAGGGAGAGTCAACGCAGGAGGAGCCGATGCGCCCGCGTTCAAAG TTACAGACTTTCTGATAGCACCCgtgaagaaaaaagtatgtCCCGTGGTGGTAATGCATGCGTGTTAA
- the LOC115333638 gene encoding uncharacterized protein LOC115333638 isoform X1, which yields MCIRYRKTIFLRLESEFSKVRDHLPSFIIFCSEEIQRTPLLTINCKTVLRKNCGSWNFTVDFTGFLEYFPIETAIAFCPGRVNAGGADAPAFKGNTSERLRETLIILFTCHLSDLILRIQSTN from the exons ATGTGCATCAGATAcagaaagacaatttttttgcGTTTGGAGAGTGAGTTTTCCAAG GTGAGGGACCATCTGCCAAGTTTCATCAtcttctgctctgaagaaatCCAAAGAACTCCATTGCTCACCATCAACTGCAAAA caGTGTTGAGAAAAAACTGTGGATCCTGGAATTTTACTGTGGATTTTACTGGTTTTCTGGAGTACT TTCCCATTGAAACAGCGATTGCCTTCTGTCCAGGGAGAGTCAACGCAGGAGGAGCCGATGCGCCCGCGTTCAAAG GTAACACCTCGGAGAGGTTGAGAGAAACTCTAATCATCCTGTTCACCTGTCATCTTTCTGATTTAATATTGAGAATCCAAAGCACAAACTAA
- the LOC115333638 gene encoding uncharacterized protein LOC115333638 isoform X5: MCIRYRKTIFLRLESEFSKVRDHLPSFIIFCSEEIQRTPLLTINCKTVLRKNCGSWNFTVDFTGFLEYFPIETAIAFCPGRVNAGGADAPAFKG; the protein is encoded by the exons ATGTGCATCAGATAcagaaagacaatttttttgcGTTTGGAGAGTGAGTTTTCCAAG GTGAGGGACCATCTGCCAAGTTTCATCAtcttctgctctgaagaaatCCAAAGAACTCCATTGCTCACCATCAACTGCAAAA caGTGTTGAGAAAAAACTGTGGATCCTGGAATTTTACTGTGGATTTTACTGGTTTTCTGGAGTACT TTCCCATTGAAACAGCGATTGCCTTCTGTCCAGGGAGAGTCAACGCAGGAGGAGCCGATGCGCCCGCGTTCAAAG GTTGA
- the LOC115333638 gene encoding uncharacterized protein LOC115333638 isoform X2, with protein sequence MCIRYRKTIFLRLESEFSKVRDHLPSFIIFCSEEIQRTPLLTINCKMLRKNCGSWNFTVDFTGFLEYFPIETAIAFCPGRVNAGGADAPAFKGNTSERLRETLIILFTCHLSDLILRIQSTN encoded by the exons ATGTGCATCAGATAcagaaagacaatttttttgcGTTTGGAGAGTGAGTTTTCCAAG GTGAGGGACCATCTGCCAAGTTTCATCAtcttctgctctgaagaaatCCAAAGAACTCCATTGCTCACCATCAACTGCAAAA TGTTGAGAAAAAACTGTGGATCCTGGAATTTTACTGTGGATTTTACTGGTTTTCTGGAGTACT TTCCCATTGAAACAGCGATTGCCTTCTGTCCAGGGAGAGTCAACGCAGGAGGAGCCGATGCGCCCGCGTTCAAAG GTAACACCTCGGAGAGGTTGAGAGAAACTCTAATCATCCTGTTCACCTGTCATCTTTCTGATTTAATATTGAGAATCCAAAGCACAAACTAA
- the LOC115333638 gene encoding uncharacterized protein LOC115333638 isoform X3 yields the protein MKFAKFFRFRRHFRVDSEVRDHLPSFIIFCSEEIQRTPLLTINCKTVLRKNCGSWNFTVDFTGFLEYFPIETAIAFCPGRVNAGGADAPAFKGNTSERLRETLIILFTCHLSDLILRIQSTN from the exons ATGAAATTTGCGAAGTTTTTTCGGTTTCGGCGCCATTTTCGAGTGGACTCGGAG GTGAGGGACCATCTGCCAAGTTTCATCAtcttctgctctgaagaaatCCAAAGAACTCCATTGCTCACCATCAACTGCAAAA caGTGTTGAGAAAAAACTGTGGATCCTGGAATTTTACTGTGGATTTTACTGGTTTTCTGGAGTACT TTCCCATTGAAACAGCGATTGCCTTCTGTCCAGGGAGAGTCAACGCAGGAGGAGCCGATGCGCCCGCGTTCAAAG GTAACACCTCGGAGAGGTTGAGAGAAACTCTAATCATCCTGTTCACCTGTCATCTTTCTGATTTAATATTGAGAATCCAAAGCACAAACTAA